From Syngnathus typhle isolate RoL2023-S1 ecotype Sweden linkage group LG13, RoL_Styp_1.0, whole genome shotgun sequence, a single genomic window includes:
- the mcoln3a gene encoding mucolipin-3 isoform X2: MEESEPLLPGRSENRRANGHCRWSLRTPNMDPRVVEDLRRRLKYFFMNPCQKYKARGRKPWKLMLQILKIALITAQLVSFGLSNEMMVTFKDDNLMAFRHLFLKGYKDRNLGGHVLHTKTDVFEHIDYIINRYINLQNLSVGNLAYEKIDGEYTPLLVCQEFYRNSNIDPGNETFYIDPHVETECISIYPVLSLDNGSLAAPLNFSLDFRRLLSVNVYFTLKTINLQTVRHHELPDCYVFHVVITFDNHAHSGNIKVAVGNDVTINECRDWNVEGTSGKNDYLLLFFDSVVILACFTSLILCVRSVVNGIQLQFEFNTFFHAYYNKIVTMSDRLEFVNGWYILIVVSDTLTIVGSTLKIGIQTKFMTSYDECSILLGTATMMVWVGVIRYLGFFKKYNILILTLRAAFPNVIRFCCCAAMIYLGYCFCGWIVLGPYHDKFRTFDKVTECLFSLINGDDMYATFLKMPDNGYMVWLFSRLYLYSFISLFIYMVLSLFIALITDTYETIKHHQKEKVPVSQLQAFLAECRDEPESGRYQTDEEPLSSCLLSCFCCGCRKKI, from the exons ATGGAGGAATCGGAGCCCCTTTTGCCTGGCCGCTCGGAGAACAGGAGAGCCAACGGCCACTGCAGATGGAGTCTTCGCACCCCCAACATGGACCCCAGGGTGGTGGAGGATCTGAGGCGCAGGCTCAAGTACTTCTTCATGAACCCTTGCCAGAAGTACAAAGCTCGAGGCCGCAAACCGTGGAAGCTGATGCTCCAAATATTAAAAATTGCCCTCATCACCGCCCAG CTGGTCTCATTCGGACTGAGCAATGAGATGATGGTCACTTTCAAAGATGACAACCTGATGGCATTCCGACATCTCTTCCTGAAAGGATACAAGGACCGCAATCTTGGAGGTCATGTTTTGCACACCAAAACAGACGTGTTCGAGCACATCGACTACATCATCAACAGG TACATCAATCTCCAAAACCTGTCAGTAGGTAATCTGGCTTATGAGAAGATTGATGGAGAGTACACCCCACTGTTGGTCTGCCAAGAGTTTTACCGGAACAGCAACATCGACCCCGGAAACGAGACCTTCTACATTGATCCGCACGTTGAAACTG AATGCATTTCCATCTACCCTGTGCTGTCATTGGACAATGGCAGTCTGGCCGCGCCCCTCAACTTCTCTTTGGACTTTAGAAG GCTGCTGTCAGTCAACGTTTACTTCACCCTGAAAACCATCAACCTGCAGACCGTGAGGCACCACGAGCTTCCCGATTGTTACGTCTTCCACGTGGTG ATCACGTTCGATAATCACGCCCACAGTGGAAATATCAAAGTGGCGGTTGGAAACGATGTCACCATCAATGAATGCAGAGACTGGAATGTGGAGGGcactt CTGGAAAAAACGACTACCTCCTGCTCTTCTTCGATTCCGTGGTCATCCTCGCTTGCTTCACCTCGCTGATCCTCTGCGTACGTTCCGTCGTCAACGGCATCCAGCTCCAGTTT GAGTTCAACACATTCTTCCACGCATACTACAATAAAATTGTGACTATGTCCGACCGCTTGGAGTTTGTGAATGGCTGGTACATCCTCATCGTCGTCAGCGACACTCTGACCATCGTGGGTTCGACTTTGAAGATCGGAATACAGACAAag ttCATGACCAGTTATGACGAGTGCAGCATCTTGCTGGGAACAGCAACCATGATGGTGTGGGTGGGCGTGATCCGGTACCTCGGTTTCTTCAAGAAATACAAC aTCCTAATCTTGACTTTGAGAGCGGCTTTTCCAAACGTGATCCGATTCTGCTGTTGCGCAGCCATGATCTACCTCGGTTACTGTTTCTGCGGTTGGATTGTGCTTGGGCCGTACCACGACAAA TTCCGGACCTTTGACAAAGTGACCGAATGTCTCTTCTCGCTGATCAACGGTGACGACATGTACGCGACCTTCCTGAAGATGCCTGATAATGGCTACATGGTGTGGCTCTTCAGTCGCCTCTACCTCTACTCTTTCATCTCTCTCTTCATCTACATGGTGCTCAGCCTCTTCATCGCTCTCATCACTGACACCTACGAGACTATCAAG CATCATCAGAAAGAAAAAGTGCCGGTGTCCCAGCTCCAGGCCTTCTTAGCCGAGTGCAGAGACGAGCCCGAGTCTGGACGCTACCAAACGGACGAGGAGCCACTTTCTTCCTGCCTCTTGTCTTGTttttgctgtggctgcaggaagAAGATTTGA
- the mcoln3a gene encoding mucolipin-3 isoform X1, which translates to MEESEPLLPGRSENRRANGHCRWSLRTPNMDPRVVEDLRRRLKYFFMNPCQKYKARGRKPWKLMLQILKIALITAQLVSFGLSNEMMVTFKDDNLMAFRHLFLKGYKDRNLGGHVLHTKTDVFEHIDYIINRYINLQNLSVGNLAYEKIDGEYTPLLVCQEFYRNSNIDPGNETFYIDPHVETECISIYPVLSLDNGSLAAPLNFSLDFRRLLSVNVYFTLKTINLQTVRHHELPDCYVFHVVITFDNHAHSGNIKVAVGNDVTINECRDWNVEGTSGKNDYLLLFFDSVVILACFTSLILCVRSVVNGIQLQFEFNTFFHAYYNKIVTMSDRLEFVNGWYILIVVSDTLTIVGSTLKIGIQTKFMTSYDECSILLGTATMMVWVGVIRYLGFFKKYNILILTLRAAFPNVIRFCCCAAMIYLGYCFCGWIVLGPYHDKFRTFDKVTECLFSLINGDDMYATFLKMPDNGYMVWLFSRLYLYSFISLFIYMVLSLFIALITDTYETIKVPTCMLRSNDPNLIFKLSQHHQKEKVPVSQLQAFLAECRDEPESGRYQTDEEPLSSCLLSCFCCGCRKKI; encoded by the exons ATGGAGGAATCGGAGCCCCTTTTGCCTGGCCGCTCGGAGAACAGGAGAGCCAACGGCCACTGCAGATGGAGTCTTCGCACCCCCAACATGGACCCCAGGGTGGTGGAGGATCTGAGGCGCAGGCTCAAGTACTTCTTCATGAACCCTTGCCAGAAGTACAAAGCTCGAGGCCGCAAACCGTGGAAGCTGATGCTCCAAATATTAAAAATTGCCCTCATCACCGCCCAG CTGGTCTCATTCGGACTGAGCAATGAGATGATGGTCACTTTCAAAGATGACAACCTGATGGCATTCCGACATCTCTTCCTGAAAGGATACAAGGACCGCAATCTTGGAGGTCATGTTTTGCACACCAAAACAGACGTGTTCGAGCACATCGACTACATCATCAACAGG TACATCAATCTCCAAAACCTGTCAGTAGGTAATCTGGCTTATGAGAAGATTGATGGAGAGTACACCCCACTGTTGGTCTGCCAAGAGTTTTACCGGAACAGCAACATCGACCCCGGAAACGAGACCTTCTACATTGATCCGCACGTTGAAACTG AATGCATTTCCATCTACCCTGTGCTGTCATTGGACAATGGCAGTCTGGCCGCGCCCCTCAACTTCTCTTTGGACTTTAGAAG GCTGCTGTCAGTCAACGTTTACTTCACCCTGAAAACCATCAACCTGCAGACCGTGAGGCACCACGAGCTTCCCGATTGTTACGTCTTCCACGTGGTG ATCACGTTCGATAATCACGCCCACAGTGGAAATATCAAAGTGGCGGTTGGAAACGATGTCACCATCAATGAATGCAGAGACTGGAATGTGGAGGGcactt CTGGAAAAAACGACTACCTCCTGCTCTTCTTCGATTCCGTGGTCATCCTCGCTTGCTTCACCTCGCTGATCCTCTGCGTACGTTCCGTCGTCAACGGCATCCAGCTCCAGTTT GAGTTCAACACATTCTTCCACGCATACTACAATAAAATTGTGACTATGTCCGACCGCTTGGAGTTTGTGAATGGCTGGTACATCCTCATCGTCGTCAGCGACACTCTGACCATCGTGGGTTCGACTTTGAAGATCGGAATACAGACAAag ttCATGACCAGTTATGACGAGTGCAGCATCTTGCTGGGAACAGCAACCATGATGGTGTGGGTGGGCGTGATCCGGTACCTCGGTTTCTTCAAGAAATACAAC aTCCTAATCTTGACTTTGAGAGCGGCTTTTCCAAACGTGATCCGATTCTGCTGTTGCGCAGCCATGATCTACCTCGGTTACTGTTTCTGCGGTTGGATTGTGCTTGGGCCGTACCACGACAAA TTCCGGACCTTTGACAAAGTGACCGAATGTCTCTTCTCGCTGATCAACGGTGACGACATGTACGCGACCTTCCTGAAGATGCCTGATAATGGCTACATGGTGTGGCTCTTCAGTCGCCTCTACCTCTACTCTTTCATCTCTCTCTTCATCTACATGGTGCTCAGCCTCTTCATCGCTCTCATCACTGACACCTACGAGACTATCAAG GTTCCAACCTGCATGCTGCGTTCAAATGACCCCAACCTGATTTTCAAACTGTCGCAGCATCATCAGAAAGAAAAAGTGCCGGTGTCCCAGCTCCAGGCCTTCTTAGCCGAGTGCAGAGACGAGCCCGAGTCTGGACGCTACCAAACGGACGAGGAGCCACTTTCTTCCTGCCTCTTGTCTTGTttttgctgtggctgcaggaagAAGATTTGA